The window TTCAACCGCACCGCCGATCTTGTGGCTTACTACCAACCCTAACCGCGAAAAGTGTTTGTGTTCAGTGTCGTTAAGATACGTTATAACGGATATGCCGTTAGAATTGTATCGTTTACCGTTTTTAAACACCGTGTCAAACTCGCGGTCTTTCGTCAACCTCTGCGTCCGGCGGTACTTATACCTCTGGTTTTGATGAGGACGCTGAGATAACAGTTGTTCCTGCACAAGTGTGTCGTTTAGCCGTTCGGCAATCGCGATTATCTATATTATGCCGGGGTTAACC is drawn from Elusimicrobiota bacterium and contains these coding sequences:
- the rnpA gene encoding ribonuclease P protein component, producing MQEQLLSQRPHQNQRYKYRRTQRLTKDREFDTVFKNGKRYNSNGISVITYLNDTEHKHFSRLGLVVSHKIGGAVERNKLKRRIRELFRLATPKLLRGYDIIVIPQKRGVVLTFDELSVTFEQLLIRAGVWRKVNTNDGIDDSNGCKNL